A stretch of DNA from Pseudomonadota bacterium:
AGGGATGATTGGCGATCCGAGCGGCCGGTCGACAATGCGCAAGGCACTTACGCGTGAGGCGGTGGTTGAGAACGCGGCTACATACACGGACCAGATCTTTAAGGTTTTGGACGCGGAGCATACGGAGATCGTTTTTAACTCTACGTGGATGGATAAAATGCCTGCCGCGGATATGGTTCGGCTCGCGTCTCGCGCCACGGTAGCTCGGATGCTCGAGCGTGAGGACTTTACTAGACGTTACAAGAACGGTCAAGCCATTGCGATCCATGAATTCTTATATCCGTTAATACAAGGTTACGATTCGGTAGCTTTGCAAGCCGATGTGGAGCTCGGTGGCACTGATCAAAAATTCAACCTTCTGATCGGCCGGCAATTACAAGCAGAGCATGGACAAGAACCTCAGACCGTCGTCATGATGCCGCTCTTGGAAGGTACGGATGGCGCGCAGAAAATGTCTAAATCGTTAAATAATTACATCGGTATTAACGAGCTTCCTCAGGAGATGTTTGGAAAACTGATGTCGATTTCCGATGAGCTGATGTGGCGCTACGTGAGTCTCCTAAGCCTGCGCGGAAAAGCGACGCTGGAGGCATGGAAACGTGCGGTCGTGGAAGGGGCTAATCCGCGCGATTATAAGGTA
This window harbors:
- the tyrS gene encoding tyrosine--tRNA ligase — protein: MDNGFDTIKHGTVEILLEEQLRTKLSAGRPLRVKAGFDPTAPDLHLGHTVLLNKLRQFQTLGHRALFLIGDFTGMIGDPSGRSTMRKALTREAVVENAATYTDQIFKVLDAEHTEIVFNSTWMDKMPAADMVRLASRATVARMLEREDFTRRYKNGQAIAIHEFLYPLIQGYDSVALQADVELGGTDQKFNLLIGRQLQAEHGQEPQTVVMMPLLEGTDGAQKMSKSLNNYIGINELPQEMFGKLMSISDELMWRYVSLLSLRGKATLEAWKRAVVEGANPRDYKVLFAQEMVTRFHSARAADLAYKDFVQRFREQALPDSMPELTIPEPTGAITVASLLKRAGLTASTSEAIRMVAQGAVRIDGEKTQDAMRKVFSGSTHVFQVGKRRFAKVSVV